In Terriglobus sp. TAA 43, a single window of DNA contains:
- the lipA gene encoding lipoyl synthase — translation MTPAASELIQIDLSPKKPTPKPEWLKARAPMGETFHALKKLTREQGLHTVCESAHCPNIGECWNHKTATFMMLGNSCTRRCGFCAVPSGKPEPIDHDEPRRVAYAVATLGLQHAVITSVNRDDDNVGAATAFVNVIHEIRKQAPGCQVEILTPDFQGTEEAIRLVVAAGPEILNHNIETVPRLYRVAKSGGRYERSIGYLRLAKELNPKQVTKTGIIVGMGEETHELLDVFRDLAAIKVDILTIGQYLRPSKDHIPMKRYYTPQEFEFLKEEALRMGFKHVESGPLVRSSYHAHEQAQSTGLK, via the coding sequence GTGACGCCTGCCGCATCGGAACTGATCCAGATTGATCTCTCACCGAAGAAGCCTACGCCCAAGCCGGAGTGGCTGAAGGCGCGCGCGCCCATGGGCGAGACCTTCCATGCGCTGAAGAAGCTCACGCGCGAGCAGGGCCTGCACACCGTCTGCGAAAGCGCTCACTGCCCGAACATTGGCGAGTGCTGGAACCACAAGACCGCCACGTTCATGATGCTGGGCAATAGCTGCACGCGTCGCTGCGGTTTCTGCGCAGTGCCCAGCGGCAAGCCAGAGCCGATCGATCACGATGAGCCTCGCCGCGTGGCCTATGCCGTTGCAACGCTTGGACTGCAGCACGCCGTCATCACCAGCGTGAATCGCGACGATGACAACGTGGGCGCAGCCACTGCCTTCGTCAACGTCATCCATGAGATCCGCAAGCAGGCGCCCGGATGCCAGGTGGAGATTCTGACGCCGGACTTCCAGGGCACGGAAGAGGCGATCCGCCTTGTTGTTGCCGCCGGTCCGGAGATTCTGAACCACAACATTGAGACGGTGCCGCGGTTGTATCGCGTGGCGAAATCCGGTGGACGCTACGAGCGCAGCATCGGCTATCTGCGTCTTGCAAAAGAACTGAATCCGAAACAGGTGACGAAGACCGGCATCATCGTGGGCATGGGCGAAGAGACGCATGAGCTACTCGACGTCTTCCGCGATCTTGCTGCCATCAAGGTCGACATTCTGACCATCGGCCAGTACCTGCGTCCGTCGAAAGACCACATCCCCATGAAGCGTTACTACACGCCGCAGGAGTTTGAGTTCCTGAAGGAAGAGGCGCTGCGCATGGGATTCAAGCATG
- a CDS encoding Gfo/Idh/MocA family protein — protein MSVNTSRRTFLLATGMTALASRSAFGANQRLRVGVIGAGGRMKSLLNAAEASGFDFEIVAVSDVYVPNREQVKTRPSATNATLHNDYREVTDNKNIDAVIIATPDHWHVRVATAALAAGKDVYLEKPVNHTIEEGETLRKAVRSGKRILQCGMQQRSWSQFRDAVALVQSGALGRVPQVRTYWWQNYAVSWVPKPVDLAQLDWKQWLGGAPDQPYDAEKFFRWRWYWNFGGGAMTDLFAHWIDVVHWAMKTDAPLMATMLGDKHVFTNWDCPDTIQAAFRYPGFDVVYEGMMSSSIDDGGLEFRGTEATLKLTRGGMTVWREGLKGAQNPILKEESFRDGTIDHMTNFFQCLESRKEPNAPVEAGVAAANAGHIGNLAYKNGGVWQAKRG, from the coding sequence ATGAGTGTTAACACCAGCCGCCGCACCTTTCTGCTTGCCACGGGCATGACAGCCCTTGCATCGCGTTCTGCTTTTGGAGCCAACCAGCGCCTTCGCGTTGGTGTCATCGGCGCTGGCGGGCGCATGAAGTCTTTGCTGAATGCAGCGGAAGCCAGCGGCTTTGATTTTGAGATTGTTGCCGTCAGCGACGTGTACGTACCCAATCGCGAACAGGTGAAGACACGGCCCTCGGCTACGAATGCCACGTTGCACAACGACTATCGCGAAGTCACGGACAACAAGAACATCGACGCCGTGATTATCGCCACGCCGGATCACTGGCATGTGCGCGTGGCCACCGCGGCGCTGGCGGCGGGCAAGGATGTCTACCTGGAAAAGCCCGTCAACCACACCATTGAAGAGGGCGAGACGCTGCGCAAGGCGGTGCGTTCCGGCAAGCGCATTTTGCAGTGCGGCATGCAGCAGCGTAGCTGGTCGCAATTTCGCGATGCAGTTGCACTGGTGCAGAGCGGCGCGCTGGGCCGCGTGCCGCAGGTGCGCACCTACTGGTGGCAGAACTATGCGGTGAGTTGGGTGCCGAAGCCGGTAGACCTGGCGCAGCTTGATTGGAAGCAGTGGCTCGGCGGCGCGCCGGATCAGCCGTATGACGCGGAGAAGTTCTTCCGCTGGCGTTGGTACTGGAACTTTGGCGGCGGCGCCATGACGGACCTGTTCGCGCACTGGATCGACGTCGTGCATTGGGCCATGAAGACCGACGCACCGTTGATGGCCACCATGCTCGGCGACAAGCACGTGTTCACCAACTGGGATTGCCCGGACACCATCCAGGCGGCGTTCCGTTATCCCGGCTTTGACGTGGTGTACGAGGGCATGATGAGTTCGTCTATCGACGACGGCGGGCTGGAGTTCCGCGGCACCGAGGCCACGCTGAAGCTCACGCGCGGCGGCATGACGGTGTGGCGCGAAGGCCTGAAGGGCGCACAAAATCCCATCCTGAAGGAAGAGTCCTTCCGCGATGGCACCATCGACCACATGACGAACTTCTTCCAGTGCCTGGAGTCGCGGAAGGAGCCAAACGCGCCGGTAGAGGCGGGTGTTGCGGCGGCAAATGCCGGTCATATCGGGAATCTTGCCTATAAAAATGGCGGAGTCTGGCAGGCAAAACGCGGCTAA